One part of the Streptomyces sp. NBC_00286 genome encodes these proteins:
- a CDS encoding toxin-antitoxin system, toxin component, with product MRRLVTRLVGEFQAEKEMRRFIDRLTGELRSGGRELTSPTDPDELFAALIEVLSEIRGRNVVLLKEEFPHRTATGLWLDLPDEDLILVDKRATALHQLAILFHEIWHMIKGDCGHHIAGATVAARMLDQRADLRHLKPVVVRVAARSVFDEQVEQDAETFALKAVTHFRVWLEGKPENTDRTQIAGRIGASLGSRRPQV from the coding sequence ATGCGTCGCCTTGTCACGCGGCTGGTCGGGGAATTTCAGGCCGAGAAGGAGATGCGTCGATTCATCGACCGGCTGACGGGTGAACTGCGTTCCGGTGGACGGGAACTGACCTCTCCCACCGATCCCGATGAACTGTTCGCCGCCCTGATCGAAGTCCTCAGCGAGATCCGGGGGCGCAATGTGGTGCTCCTCAAGGAGGAGTTCCCGCACCGGACCGCGACCGGGCTGTGGCTCGACCTGCCGGACGAGGACCTCATCCTCGTCGACAAGCGGGCCACCGCGCTGCACCAGCTCGCGATCCTCTTCCACGAGATCTGGCACATGATCAAGGGCGACTGCGGCCACCACATCGCGGGCGCCACGGTGGCGGCCCGGATGCTGGACCAGCGGGCCGATCTGCGTCATCTGAAGCCGGTCGTCGTACGGGTCGCCGCCCGGTCCGTGTTCGACGAACAGGTCGAGCAGGACGCCGAGACCTTCGCGCTGAAAGCCGTGACCCATTTCCGGGTCTGGCTGGAGGGGAAGCCGGAGAACACGGACCGTACCCAGATCGCGGGCCGGATCGGCGCTTCACTGGGCAGCCGCCGGCCGCAGGTCTGA
- a CDS encoding sulfotransferase family protein has translation MRDPRISAIRKGLKRRGRLMAQAVSPPRRSLDAMPAQRTPKDGYVAPRAPRLVDSPVFVLSSVRSGSTLLRVLLNSHSKIRAPHEMHLRTLHVHLARDFTADAMKALELDKEELEHVLWDRVLHLELTRSGKDIIVDKTPPNTLIWPRLQRCWPDARYIVLLRHPGAVVTSLTNRRADPDHEQIRREVLDYSEKLEEARQQLTGAHVITYEELTADPETVTRGLCDYLKVPWESGMLEYGKKDHGTFRPQLGDWSETIKSGRIQSARPADPGAELPPRLVELAREWGYPVD, from the coding sequence GTGCGGGACCCACGTATCTCGGCGATCCGCAAAGGGCTGAAGCGCCGCGGGAGACTGATGGCCCAGGCGGTGAGCCCGCCCCGCCGGAGCCTCGACGCCATGCCGGCGCAGCGGACCCCGAAGGATGGGTACGTCGCCCCGCGCGCCCCGCGCCTGGTCGACTCCCCGGTCTTCGTCCTGTCCTCGGTGCGCTCCGGCTCGACCCTGCTGCGCGTCCTGCTGAACAGCCACTCCAAGATCCGCGCCCCGCACGAGATGCATCTGCGCACCCTCCACGTCCACCTGGCCCGTGACTTCACGGCCGACGCCATGAAGGCGCTGGAGCTGGACAAGGAGGAGCTGGAACACGTCCTGTGGGACCGCGTGCTTCATCTGGAGCTCACCCGCAGCGGCAAGGACATCATCGTCGACAAGACGCCGCCGAACACCCTCATCTGGCCCCGGCTGCAACGATGTTGGCCCGACGCCCGCTACATCGTCCTGCTCCGCCACCCGGGCGCGGTCGTCACCTCCCTCACCAACCGTCGCGCCGACCCGGACCACGAACAGATCCGCCGCGAGGTCCTCGACTACAGCGAAAAGCTGGAGGAGGCCCGGCAGCAGCTCACCGGTGCCCACGTGATCACGTACGAGGAGCTCACCGCGGACCCCGAGACGGTGACCCGGGGCCTGTGCGACTACCTCAAGGTGCCTTGGGAGTCCGGGATGCTCGAGTACGGCAAGAAGGACCACGGCACCTTCCGCCCCCAGCTCGGCGACTGGAGCGAAACCATCAAGTCGGGCCGCATCCAGTCGGCCCGCCCCGCCGACCCAGGCGCCGAACTGCCGCCGCGGCTGGTCGAGTTGGCGCGTGAGTGGGGGTACCCGGTCGACTGA
- a CDS encoding ATP-grasp domain-containing protein produces the protein MVSRVRVWLNRTYAENVFFMDQLRDNPSGRPVEIHATHGDPDSPILAAADTAELEPQGLSPAAYVEYALDQCARHSIDVFVPVLHQAAVAAHREEFAAVGTALLAPPAEAVTTFQDKVTAYEAVRALGLPVPPWWRVRTEDELVAAVDALDADGHKACFKPAAGAGGVGFRIITRSPFSLMHLGGFPSPYVPLNLVVDALRQADSPVDWLVMPRLEEPEVSVDCLTGPDGRVRMAVGRTKNGRRRGFTLQPSFIEPARLIARAFDLHYLTNVQFRMFGDEPVLMDVNTRPAGGLHQLSQCGINAPWAAVRLALGEDPGELVPPFLGQDYAVVAGPRPVRPVSVPQPQPQPSLDERRPTPLPAVPAPDGGAPARAKPRVGEESAATPTPA, from the coding sequence ATGGTCTCTCGCGTACGCGTCTGGCTCAACCGCACGTACGCGGAGAACGTGTTCTTCATGGATCAGCTGCGGGATAATCCCAGCGGCCGTCCGGTCGAGATCCATGCGACACACGGTGACCCAGACTCCCCCATCCTGGCCGCCGCCGACACCGCGGAGCTCGAACCGCAAGGGCTGTCCCCGGCCGCGTACGTCGAGTACGCCCTCGATCAGTGCGCCCGGCACTCGATCGACGTGTTCGTTCCGGTGCTCCACCAGGCGGCGGTCGCCGCGCATCGCGAGGAGTTCGCCGCGGTCGGTACGGCTCTGCTGGCGCCGCCCGCCGAGGCCGTGACGACCTTCCAGGACAAGGTGACCGCGTACGAGGCGGTGCGGGCCCTCGGGCTGCCGGTGCCGCCCTGGTGGCGGGTGCGTACCGAGGACGAACTCGTCGCGGCGGTCGACGCGTTGGACGCCGACGGCCACAAGGCCTGCTTCAAGCCGGCCGCGGGTGCGGGCGGAGTCGGCTTCCGCATCATCACGCGCTCCCCCTTCTCGCTCATGCACCTGGGCGGCTTCCCCAGCCCGTATGTGCCGCTGAACCTCGTCGTCGACGCGCTGCGGCAGGCCGACAGCCCCGTCGACTGGCTGGTGATGCCGCGTCTGGAGGAGCCGGAGGTGTCCGTCGACTGTCTGACGGGGCCGGACGGGCGGGTGCGGATGGCGGTGGGCCGGACGAAGAACGGCCGTCGGCGCGGCTTCACGCTGCAGCCGTCCTTCATCGAACCGGCACGGCTCATCGCCCGGGCCTTCGATCTGCACTACCTGACCAATGTGCAGTTCCGTATGTTCGGGGACGAGCCGGTGCTCATGGACGTCAACACGCGCCCGGCCGGCGGACTGCACCAGCTCTCCCAGTGCGGGATCAACGCCCCTTGGGCGGCTGTGCGGCTGGCGCTCGGCGAGGACCCGGGCGAGTTGGTACCGCCGTTCCTGGGCCAGGACTACGCGGTGGTGGCGGGGCCGCGACCGGTGCGTCCGGTGTCGGTGCCACAGCCTCAGCCGCAGCCGTCCCTGGACGAGCGCCGGCCCACTCCCCTGCCGGCCGTCCCCGCCCCCGATGGGGGTGCCCCCGCTCGAGCGAAGCCGAGAGTGGGGGAGGAGTCGGCCGCCACTCCCACCCCTGCCTGA
- a CDS encoding DUF6545 domain-containing protein: protein MSSGIVFYIPGCLLLLAAVLKLSAGRTLWRDPLVASTGAILLNGSLVCILSAPPTIRYVNDITGIANFSAPLVYGGLTALSAGYLVLMINWEGGSPERRRRASLLVTGVYGLVIVGIWVLFALADVPVERARDLDTYYANTPYMREMIVLYLIAHTAATVALMVMSVRWLREVRGMIRRGLTLIVVGLFFDGCYQTVKYAATAARWLGNDWDVLSTVVSPPLVMLAGITCACGFALPRIGPPLVNNARAWRRYRLLKPLAAELRTLRAPATGVIRWWDPPVTRLARQEISIWDGVLACSPYLDDQVRAMAYEKALVTLAPDQAEVVAEAAMLAAARVQASRRHGAGMPSDAGTLRSVSTPRQMVGLAEALASSPIVAEARRQSALRAAAGHG, encoded by the coding sequence GTGAGCAGCGGCATCGTCTTCTACATCCCCGGCTGTCTTCTCCTGCTGGCCGCCGTGCTGAAGCTCTCGGCCGGAAGGACGCTGTGGCGTGACCCGCTGGTGGCGTCGACCGGCGCGATCCTGCTGAACGGCTCGCTGGTCTGCATCCTGTCCGCCCCGCCCACCATCCGCTACGTCAACGACATCACCGGCATCGCCAACTTCAGCGCCCCACTGGTGTACGGGGGCCTGACGGCGCTGAGCGCGGGCTATCTGGTCCTGATGATCAACTGGGAGGGCGGATCGCCGGAGCGGAGACGGCGAGCCTCCCTGCTCGTGACGGGCGTGTACGGGCTGGTCATCGTCGGCATCTGGGTCCTGTTCGCCCTGGCCGACGTCCCCGTGGAACGCGCCCGGGACCTGGACACGTACTACGCCAACACCCCCTATATGCGCGAGATGATCGTCCTGTATCTGATCGCGCATACGGCCGCCACCGTCGCCCTCATGGTCATGAGCGTGCGGTGGCTGCGGGAGGTGCGTGGCATGATCCGGCGCGGGCTGACGCTGATCGTCGTCGGCCTGTTCTTCGACGGGTGCTATCAGACCGTCAAGTACGCGGCGACGGCTGCCCGTTGGCTGGGGAACGACTGGGATGTCCTGTCCACCGTCGTGTCGCCTCCGCTGGTCATGCTGGCCGGCATCACCTGCGCGTGCGGTTTCGCCCTGCCCCGCATCGGGCCTCCTCTGGTGAACAACGCCCGTGCCTGGAGGCGTTACCGGCTGCTGAAGCCTCTGGCGGCGGAACTGCGCACGCTGCGCGCGCCCGCGACTGGCGTCATCCGCTGGTGGGATCCGCCTGTGACGCGCCTGGCACGGCAGGAGATCTCCATCTGGGACGGCGTCCTCGCCTGCTCCCCGTATCTCGACGACCAGGTACGGGCGATGGCGTACGAGAAAGCCCTCGTGACCCTCGCTCCCGATCAGGCCGAGGTGGTGGCCGAGGCGGCGATGCTCGCTGCGGCCCGTGTGCAGGCGTCACGTCGGCACGGTGCGGGCATGCCATCGGACGCGGGAACCTTGCGGTCGGTATCGACGCCCCGTCAGATGGTAGGGCTGGCAGAGGCGTTGGCGTCCTCTCCGATCGTGGCGGAGGCTCGTCGGCAGTCCGCTCTGCGAGCGGCCGCCGGACATGGCTGA
- a CDS encoding helix-turn-helix domain-containing protein, with protein sequence MTDGFEVPGATATGLLPAVVARVAALADRLGVPHSQVFDVRRLSVASGVPEVVVQALLSGRPAGEPDLQTRFLQRLDLLRRTRLKPNGRRYTQQEIADGAGMSRQQAGALINGDRRPTMEHCDAIQRFFRVHAGFLTAEDPEALAGALQRSEQELLQQLADRERADRERAAAASSSDDPFEQLLQDHGVRGIAWRAAQLPTDQHRDKVAEWLDMLLESVKRPES encoded by the coding sequence GTGACGGATGGCTTCGAGGTTCCGGGCGCCACGGCGACGGGTCTGCTGCCGGCCGTCGTGGCGCGTGTCGCCGCCCTCGCCGACCGGCTCGGTGTGCCGCACAGCCAGGTGTTCGACGTACGGCGGCTGTCCGTCGCGTCGGGTGTGCCGGAGGTCGTGGTGCAGGCGCTGCTGAGCGGTCGACCCGCCGGTGAGCCCGATCTGCAGACCCGCTTCCTGCAACGCCTCGACCTGTTGCGCCGTACGCGTCTGAAGCCGAACGGCCGCCGGTACACCCAGCAGGAGATCGCCGACGGCGCGGGAATGTCGCGTCAGCAGGCGGGCGCCCTGATCAACGGCGACCGGCGCCCCACCATGGAGCACTGCGACGCCATTCAGCGCTTCTTCCGAGTGCACGCCGGGTTCTTGACCGCCGAGGACCCCGAGGCGCTGGCCGGCGCCCTCCAGCGCTCCGAGCAGGAGCTGCTCCAGCAGCTCGCCGACCGCGAGAGAGCCGACCGGGAGAGAGCCGCGGCGGCCTCGAGCTCGGACGACCCCTTCGAGCAGCTGCTCCAGGACCACGGCGTACGGGGCATCGCCTGGCGCGCCGCACAGCTGCCGACGGATCAGCACCGGGACAAGGTCGCGGAATGGCTGGACATGCTCCTGGAGAGCGTCAAGCGGCCCGAGTCGTGA
- a CDS encoding FAD-dependent oxidoreductase: MSDRTAPRRTAVVVGGGMTGMLAAAVLAEHADVTIVERDLLPDGPRPRKGVPQARHAHLFWSGGVKALEEILPGITDRLVDRGARRARIMTDLVSRAPSGQWFRRFSQSRHTMLQGSRDLLDATIRADVLPDRRITLLQQTELLGLEGSADRVTGVRIREADAERTLPADLVIDASGRGSRAALWLRDLGLPPVQERTVDPGIGYASRIYRPPAGVVDYPIVNVQAEPQGNPARGGVIVPIEGGRWLVTLSGSRGGQPTSNNDEFVPFALKLAHPIIGELLSRAEPETDVVTTRSTANKRRYYEKAARWPEGFAVLGDAVAGYNPIYGHGMSAAAQSVLALRGVLREQELTAPGTAQRIQKTAARPVENAWSLAVGQDVFRPGASEQPPTRLEKTLAAFVDKAADAGSRNPHALRILLDVMSMEKEPTRLFGPDMLALVYFGRKKPRLSGPPLTEKEAAVVTTGD, encoded by the coding sequence TTGTCTGACAGAACTGCCCCTCGTCGCACCGCCGTTGTGGTCGGAGGGGGAATGACGGGCATGCTCGCCGCCGCCGTACTCGCCGAGCACGCCGACGTCACCATCGTCGAACGCGACCTGCTGCCGGACGGCCCCCGGCCACGCAAGGGAGTGCCGCAGGCCCGCCACGCCCACCTGTTCTGGTCCGGCGGCGTCAAGGCACTCGAGGAGATCCTGCCGGGCATCACGGACCGACTCGTCGACCGCGGCGCCCGTAGAGCCCGCATCATGACCGACCTGGTGTCCAGGGCTCCGTCGGGCCAGTGGTTCCGGCGGTTCTCCCAGTCCCGGCACACCATGCTCCAGGGCAGCCGTGATCTGCTCGACGCCACGATCCGCGCCGACGTGCTGCCGGACCGGCGGATCACCCTGCTGCAGCAGACCGAACTGCTGGGCCTGGAAGGCAGCGCGGACCGGGTGACAGGAGTGCGCATCCGCGAGGCGGACGCGGAGCGCACCCTCCCCGCTGACCTGGTCATCGACGCGAGCGGGCGCGGAAGCCGCGCCGCCCTCTGGCTGCGGGACCTGGGGCTGCCGCCCGTCCAGGAGCGCACGGTCGACCCCGGAATCGGCTACGCCAGCCGGATCTACCGCCCGCCGGCCGGCGTCGTCGACTACCCGATCGTCAACGTCCAGGCCGAGCCCCAGGGCAACCCGGCGCGGGGCGGCGTCATCGTCCCGATCGAAGGCGGCCGGTGGCTGGTGACCCTGTCCGGCAGCCGCGGAGGTCAACCCACCAGCAACAACGACGAGTTCGTGCCCTTCGCCCTGAAGCTGGCCCACCCCATCATCGGCGAGCTCCTTTCCAGGGCCGAACCCGAGACCGACGTCGTCACCACGCGCAGCACCGCCAACAAGCGCCGCTATTACGAGAAGGCCGCCCGCTGGCCCGAAGGCTTCGCCGTCCTCGGCGACGCCGTCGCCGGCTACAACCCCATCTACGGGCACGGAATGAGCGCGGCAGCCCAGAGCGTCCTCGCTCTGCGCGGTGTGCTGCGCGAGCAGGAACTCACCGCACCCGGCACGGCACAGCGCATCCAGAAGACCGCGGCCCGGCCCGTGGAGAACGCCTGGAGCCTGGCCGTGGGCCAGGACGTGTTCCGGCCGGGTGCCAGCGAGCAGCCGCCCACCCGTCTGGAGAAGACGCTTGCCGCCTTCGTCGACAAGGCCGCCGACGCCGGCTCCCGCAATCCGCACGCCCTGCGGATCCTGCTGGACGTGATGAGCATGGAGAAGGAACCGACCCGGCTGTTCGGGCCCGACATGCTCGCCCTGGTCTACTTCGGCCGGAAGAAGCCCCGGTTGAGCGGACCTCCGCTGACCGAGAAGGAAGCGGCGGTCGTGACGACGGGGGACTGA
- a CDS encoding MAB_1171c family putative transporter yields the protein MDDSGYYIPAVAMAIALAVKTPALLRSWRDPLQRSVCTLIALSGLVFVFAAPPTITEVNRLTGIANFSGPLVYCLLSAFSAACLVLIINWRGGPPEATRRAARRWIAGYGVVIVALIVLFALGDAPEERLRDLDTYYANTPFIREMIVLYLVSVTVAGVAMDVMCWHWALQVRGWLRAGLLVIALGFSCNIPYSITKFIAVIARWNGGNLDDLSTYVAPAMASAGMQLSALGFCIPPAGQRIGDVWSTWSTYRRLGPLWRELRPLAPPKDRAVRIAWWSPPELQVTQRESDIHDGMLALYPYFDTELRTSAYEAAVAAGSDPAQARAEADAAMVTAAVRARAADPEGRVISSATADAAPPASAEAPRDLVRMSLALRQSPVVTTAASFSVSGGPLNRGFFRPK from the coding sequence ATGGACGACTCCGGCTACTACATACCGGCCGTCGCGATGGCGATCGCGCTCGCCGTCAAGACGCCCGCGCTACTGCGCTCCTGGCGTGATCCGCTGCAGCGATCCGTGTGCACCCTCATCGCGCTGTCCGGCCTGGTGTTCGTCTTCGCCGCCCCGCCGACGATCACCGAGGTCAACCGCCTCACCGGGATCGCGAACTTCTCGGGCCCGCTCGTCTACTGCCTGCTGAGCGCCTTCAGCGCCGCCTGTCTGGTGCTGATCATCAACTGGCGCGGCGGTCCGCCGGAGGCGACCCGACGGGCCGCCCGTCGCTGGATCGCCGGGTACGGCGTGGTGATCGTGGCGCTGATCGTGCTCTTCGCCCTCGGGGACGCGCCGGAGGAACGGCTGCGGGACCTCGACACGTACTACGCCAACACGCCGTTCATCCGCGAGATGATCGTGCTCTATCTCGTGTCGGTCACCGTCGCGGGCGTCGCGATGGACGTCATGTGCTGGCACTGGGCACTTCAGGTACGCGGCTGGCTACGGGCCGGGCTGCTGGTCATCGCGCTCGGCTTCTCCTGCAACATCCCCTACTCCATCACCAAGTTCATCGCCGTCATCGCCCGCTGGAACGGCGGGAACCTGGACGACCTCAGCACCTACGTGGCGCCCGCGATGGCCTCCGCCGGAATGCAGCTCAGCGCACTCGGCTTCTGCATCCCACCGGCCGGCCAGCGAATCGGTGACGTCTGGAGCACCTGGTCCACCTATCGCCGTCTCGGGCCGCTGTGGCGCGAGTTGAGGCCCCTCGCACCGCCCAAGGACCGTGCCGTACGCATCGCGTGGTGGTCGCCCCCCGAACTCCAGGTGACCCAGCGGGAGTCCGACATCCACGACGGCATGCTCGCCCTGTACCCGTACTTCGACACGGAGCTCCGTACGAGCGCGTACGAAGCTGCCGTGGCCGCCGGCTCCGATCCGGCCCAGGCGCGGGCGGAAGCCGACGCGGCAATGGTGACGGCGGCGGTACGAGCGCGGGCCGCCGACCCGGAGGGCAGGGTCATCAGCTCGGCGACGGCGGACGCGGCGCCACCCGCGTCCGCCGAAGCACCCCGCGACTTGGTGCGGATGTCCCTGGCCCTGCGTCAGTCCCCCGTCGTCACGACCGCCGCTTCCTTCTCGGTCAGCGGAGGTCCGCTCAACCGGGGCTTCTTCCGGCCGAAGTAG
- a CDS encoding toxin-antitoxin system, toxin component — protein MRRLCGELVGELSLPAPAEPADLYAALCGAMSRRRGRPVRFRMAAFPPGTASGLWLDMADQDLVVIEERTAPDHQLVILGHELWHMKAGHCAHHVEGAAVAARLLSDDADLQATVLKVAARTRFDLADEQEAEGFGLLLASKCRAWLPGSAQRGPMSRDGVAGRIGASLGYRGPRA, from the coding sequence ATGCGCCGCCTGTGCGGCGAGCTGGTCGGCGAGCTCTCGCTCCCGGCACCGGCGGAGCCCGCCGACCTCTACGCCGCGTTGTGCGGAGCCATGAGCAGACGCCGCGGCCGTCCGGTGCGGTTCCGTATGGCCGCCTTCCCGCCCGGCACCGCCAGTGGCCTCTGGCTCGACATGGCGGACCAGGACCTCGTGGTCATCGAGGAACGCACCGCGCCCGACCACCAGTTGGTCATCCTCGGCCATGAGCTGTGGCACATGAAGGCCGGACACTGCGCCCACCACGTGGAGGGCGCGGCCGTCGCCGCCCGTCTGCTGTCCGACGACGCCGATCTGCAGGCGACCGTTCTGAAGGTGGCCGCCCGGACCCGGTTCGACCTCGCGGACGAGCAGGAGGCGGAGGGCTTCGGGCTGCTGCTGGCCAGCAAGTGCCGTGCGTGGCTGCCCGGTTCGGCGCAGCGCGGGCCCATGTCGCGGGACGGGGTCGCGGGCCGGATCGGTGCGTCCCTCGGCTACCGCGGGCCACGGGCCTGA
- a CDS encoding 4'-phosphopantetheinyl transferase family protein — MIEELLPDAVVTVEANGDEPIEGAALYPEEEALIARAVEKRRREFTAVRACARRAMDKLGVPPQPVLTGDRGAPQWPDGLIGSMTHCEGYAAAALARATDLASLGIDAEPHLPLPEGVLSSVSLPAEDARLRALASGHPAVHWDRLLFSAKESVYKAWFPLTRKWLDFTEADIKVGLAPGRTTSGAFRARLLVPGPVVDGRRVDHFDGRWTVGRGLVATAVAVSYDRG, encoded by the coding sequence GTGATCGAGGAGTTGCTCCCGGACGCGGTCGTGACCGTGGAGGCGAACGGTGACGAACCGATCGAGGGCGCGGCCCTGTATCCCGAGGAAGAGGCGCTGATCGCGCGGGCCGTGGAGAAGCGGCGCCGCGAGTTCACCGCCGTACGTGCCTGTGCCCGGCGTGCGATGGACAAGCTCGGCGTTCCCCCGCAGCCCGTGCTGACCGGTGACCGCGGGGCCCCGCAGTGGCCCGACGGACTCATCGGCAGCATGACGCACTGCGAGGGCTACGCCGCTGCAGCGCTCGCCCGCGCCACCGACCTGGCCTCCCTCGGCATCGACGCGGAGCCCCATCTGCCGCTTCCGGAGGGCGTGTTGTCCTCCGTGTCCCTGCCGGCCGAGGACGCCCGGCTGCGTGCGCTCGCGTCCGGGCACCCCGCGGTCCACTGGGACCGACTCCTGTTCAGCGCCAAGGAGTCGGTCTACAAGGCGTGGTTCCCCCTCACCCGGAAGTGGCTCGACTTCACGGAGGCGGACATAAAGGTGGGCCTGGCTCCAGGGCGCACCACCTCGGGTGCCTTCCGGGCCCGGCTCCTGGTGCCGGGCCCGGTGGTGGACGGCCGCCGCGTCGACCACTTCGACGGTCGCTGGACGGTGGGCCGGGGTCTTGTGGCGACCGCGGTGGCCGTCTCGTACGACCGCGGCTGA
- a CDS encoding MAB_1171c family putative transporter, producing MDASAYYYIPAFVCWAGLGLKLPGLLRSWRDPLIRAVCWVIFLGGVGFFLAAPRTVAGLNDATGIANFSAALVYATVSAYSASCLVLIIHWRGGPEPYVRRLTRRWTAGYGVLIAVLITLFVLGDAPSERLTDFDTYYARTPWTGEMVVLYLLGHMTAAVASTVLCLRWAREVHGWLRAGLWLLVLAWLLNVSFSGLKLTAVIARWAGRDWDMLSTTLAPRLVGVAAAVAVAGFTLPLLGPWATAVRRAVTTWRRLGPLWRELSGIHPGSLLAAPIPWYASPFIHLTRREAGIEDGLRLIRPHLDYDVRSQAHTAAVAAGHSADSAARIGHAAMIAVAVQACRRAGPPTSAGFLDHAENSGGTEQVDNPANAELPVTRPSLIGIAHALRTSPIVAAARAAAAATPAADDERTPIR from the coding sequence ATGGACGCCTCCGCCTACTACTACATACCCGCGTTCGTCTGCTGGGCCGGACTGGGACTCAAGCTGCCCGGCCTGCTGCGTTCCTGGCGCGACCCCTTGATCCGAGCCGTCTGCTGGGTGATCTTCCTCGGCGGCGTCGGCTTCTTCCTCGCCGCTCCGCGCACCGTCGCCGGCCTCAACGACGCGACCGGCATCGCGAACTTCTCCGCCGCGCTGGTGTACGCGACGGTGAGCGCCTACAGCGCCAGCTGCCTCGTGCTGATCATCCACTGGCGTGGCGGGCCCGAGCCGTACGTACGCCGCCTCACCCGGCGCTGGACGGCCGGCTATGGCGTCCTGATCGCCGTACTGATCACCCTGTTCGTGCTGGGCGACGCACCCAGCGAGCGGCTCACCGATTTCGACACGTACTACGCCAGGACCCCGTGGACCGGCGAGATGGTCGTGCTGTATCTGCTCGGCCATATGACGGCCGCCGTCGCCAGCACCGTTCTGTGCCTGCGCTGGGCACGGGAGGTCCACGGATGGCTTCGGGCGGGACTGTGGCTGCTGGTCCTGGCCTGGCTGCTCAATGTGTCCTTCAGCGGTCTCAAGCTCACCGCGGTGATCGCGCGGTGGGCCGGTCGGGACTGGGACATGCTGAGCACGACTCTCGCGCCCCGCCTGGTGGGCGTGGCGGCCGCCGTCGCCGTCGCCGGCTTCACGCTGCCGCTTCTCGGCCCGTGGGCGACCGCCGTCCGGCGTGCCGTGACGACCTGGCGGCGGCTCGGCCCGCTGTGGCGGGAGCTCAGCGGCATCCACCCGGGCAGTCTGCTGGCCGCCCCGATTCCCTGGTACGCGTCGCCGTTCATCCACCTCACCCGACGCGAGGCCGGAATCGAAGACGGGCTGCGACTGATCCGTCCCCACCTCGACTACGACGTCCGCTCGCAGGCGCACACGGCAGCAGTTGCGGCGGGACACAGCGCCGACAGCGCCGCCCGTATCGGGCACGCGGCGATGATCGCCGTGGCCGTGCAGGCCTGCCGACGTGCCGGACCGCCCACATCGGCGGGCTTCCTGGACCACGCAGAGAACAGTGGGGGCACCGAGCAGGTGGACAACCCCGCGAACGCCGAACTCCCCGTGACGCGACCGTCCTTGATCGGTATCGCGCACGCCCTGCGTACGTCCCCCATCGTGGCGGCAGCCCGCGCCGCCGCAGCGGCCACCCCGGCCGCAGACGACGAGAGAACCCCCATACGGTGA